The nucleotide sequence aatactaatactaataattaataataataaatcatattcttacaTGAGCAACCTCTCCTGAAATgatagaaaaacaagaaatctGCAAGAACATAATCTTgagtttttataaattttatcatgAACAACACAAAAGGTCAACTTTGGTGCCAtcttactattattattaacgTCCTCGGCACGTATATGATACgtgtataaatattaaatgaaaattttagaaaatatactaaaatttaaatattactttttataatattttttgaaaaatctagaaaatatattacaactaaaactttaaatatgtatttttttataataacttTTATGATATGAGTgatatgataatttaaaatttcaaaaatatagataaaaataaagaaatataccaaaacaaatttttacaatattttttttattaaatgaagatGTGTATTTTTGTAACTTGAAGAATGTATTTTTGGCttatcaaaattatatcttgactccaaatatttaaaaaattattgttgttgttatttatttaatttttaaaaaaaagtggcGGATTGCTCCGTTagtttttaacatttaaaaaaaaaacaaccgtTAATTTTGGACTTTTAGTTTGATAAATAATTGCAAATTTCCCCcttacttttcaaataattgttATTGAGCCAGTTTGCTTTTATCCCCAGATTCAGCTAGATTGAGCTCTCAACGGTCGGTTTCTCGAAATTCAAACGCAAAATCTCACACACTAATTTCAAACTCTCCTTCTGCACAAAAGTTTCCAATCTTTCTGTTCTAACACCCAACAGATTCGCAATTCCTCAAGAAATCACAACGCAATAGCATTCACATGGATAATTTCGAGCGGCACTCGTTTGAGAAGATTCAAGACATTAATGTGCCAGATTCATTTGCTTTCTCCATGGGTTTTGATTGTGAAAAGCCCAAAGGTTCTGATCAGGAAAATGAAGTGGAAGAAGCTGAAACCGAGGAATCATTGGACGATATTATGGTCTGTGATCCTGGTTCAAGATTTGTCCGAAATGGGTTCACGAATCCCAATTCAATAGGTTGCCTTTTCATTTCCCGCATTtgagtaatatataatatttcttccagAGAAAACGTTAAGCTCCAttttcttgatgattttatcttTATCAAGTTGCAGTTTTAtgaaatgttttcttttttaactCGAAGATTCTATTTTGTGGCGGCTTGCTACCTAAATATGtgtttttaaaaagattaaggacTGTCTGAATTTAATGGACTTAGGCAGTTGTTTAGGTTCTATGACATTGGTATGTGACCTTATTTGGAGAAGGAAAACATTCGGTAAAGCCGAGAGGGTTGTCGtttcttaatattttttgtggAACTTTATTTGATATCGtgataaatgataaattaattcaCTCTACGACCAATATTAAATTAACAtcatttcatgctttaaacagTTGAAATATGAGTGgaaattaatatgattttatttagtGGATGCAACTGGAGCATCATATCATGCTATGGTGGTGTTATTCACTGAGTAAGGTGGGTACCTATTGTTGATGAAAATGAAATGGCAGGAAATAACGGTAGGTCACAACATTTTTAGCCATGGGAGAATCTTACTATGTATTGGGAACGAAATTTAGAAAACTGATGTGTTTCCTGCACTTGCATTCCCTGATTCTTTATgccttttgattttattttacatgGTTTCATGTATGCCATAAATATTGGGTACAGTGTTGGGCTTACATGGCATCTGTTGTTGAATCAGAGGATATTGTTCTTTTTATTAATGCTGGGGCCATGACATCAATTGGATCGGAATTCGATATTAGTTTCCAAGATGACAAGTACTTTGAAGGGGGCGATACATTTCAAACCAGGGATACTATCTTCGAGGGTGGGGACTTTCCATTTATTTATCAGTCAGCACGATTGGGGAATATTTGTTACAGCATTGATGGTCTTTCCCCTGGAGATTACTTTCTTGATCTTCATTTCGtggaaataattaatataaatggGCCCAAAGGGATGCGAGTATTTAATGTCTTCTTGCAAGATGAAAAGGCAAGTTTGTTTCTTCTATAAATTCAGTTCTTTGTTGATTAGCaagtttgttttattttattatctgTTTTAGTGATTCACACATGTTACTCAATCAGATtctttcagattttgatatcttCGCAATTGTTGGAGCCAATAAACCTCTGCAGTTAATCGATACTAGATTTTCAATTAAAGAAGACGGAATGTTTGTCTTAAGGTTTGAAGGCATAGCGGGAAGCCCAACAGTTAGTGGAATCTGTATAAGGCGAGAACCTAAGGGATCTGGTATTTTTTCAACCCTAATCTTTTTAAGGTAAGTGGATTCATTGCCAGTAAAATGTATGAATTTACTGAATTTTGCTACATCATGTGTTGCAGCCTGTCAAGAGAATCGTGAATATTTTGTATGCAACACCTGTGGAACTGAGACAGAATATACATCTGCTCAGGTATGATGTATTTAAATGCATGCATGGATTATCAATGTTTTCGTATTAATGCTTCTTTTCACTGTTGACTTTTGTTCTTCGGCACTTGTAGAAAAAACTAGTGAGGAAGTATTTGATTAGCAAGTATGAGAAAACTATACAAGACTTGAAAGATACGTTGCAATGCAAAACAGATGAATGTTATCAATCTTGGATGTCTTGGACTAATGCCAATGAGCAGCTAGAGACAGTTAGAATGGAGCTTGACGATAAGACGTTTCAAACAGATTCTCTTGGTAAGGTTAAAAAGTTGTTGACAGTGAACTTGtctaaacttaattaattatttaacttaattttttcaaattcatgTGCTTATATTAAATATAGCAGTCTAACCTGCACTCGTAAATGGAATGCGCTATAGACGATATTAGGTAGAAGAAGATGCGTGTCAATGAAGGGTTTTGCTTAATGTTCACTTGAGCCTTTCAACTTCTCATTCTTGCCTTCACTGTAGACCAAACAATAAAGAAACAAGCTGATGAGTTAAGGGACATTTCAACCAAGTATGAGCAAGACAAGAAGTCATGGGCAATGGCaatcaatattttaaagaaGAAAGTAGAGGTGACTTTTCcctactaaaataaaatatttatgcaatcttgtatgtatgatgcaagtcaAAATGGCATGCTGTGTAGGTGATGAAACAAGAGCATTCTCAGCTTTCTAGAGAGGCACATGAATGCGTTGAGTCCATTCCCGACTTGAATAATATGACGTTTGCAGTTCAATCATTAGGTAAGTTTTTGTAAAATtaataatgtaattttttataCAACATCGATATTATGGAATAAGGATCAATCTTTGCAGTCACCCAGTGTGAAGATCTCAAAATGAAGTACAATGAAGAGCAATTGAAGAGACGGAAGCTATATAATCAAGTGCAAGAAGCTAAGGGTTcgatcattattatttttgtccTGTTTATTATCTGTTAAATTCTTTATGAATGCTTCCCTTTTGGGGTCACTCACATTTTTGCTTTAATGTCAGGAAATATCAGGGTATTTTGTCGATGTCGTCCTTTGAGCAAGACAGAAGTGACAACTGGATGTGCATCAGTGGTGGATTTTGATGCTGCCGGGGATGGAGAACTTGGAATTCTAAGTAGTGCCTCCACAaaaaagattttcaaatttgatCGTGTTTACACCCCAAAAGATGATCAAGGTGTGCCACTTGAGTTCTTATGATGGATGAGTCATCATGTGTGAAAACTGATGTAACTATTTTTTAGAGATACATTAATGTCGCGATTTGTGATTAATGCGTCTTGTCTTCTCTTTCAAACAGTTGATGTTTTTGCTGATGCCTCGCCTGTGGTGATATCAGTTTTAGATGGATACAATGTCTGTATATTTGCTTACGGACAAACAGGAACTGGCAAGACATTCACAATGGAGGGAACTGAGGCTAATCGTGGTGTTAACTATAGAACTTTAAAAGAATTGTTTAAAATTTCCAGTGAGAGGAGCGACACTTACTCTTACAGCATTTCAGTGAGTGTTCTTGAAGTCTACAATGAACAAATAAGAGACTTACTTGCTACAGAAACATCAAAAAAGTAAATTTCTGTTTCTCAGCTTCATTATATATGAGTATCACatggtttaattaaaatataatttttttatgtgaatTATGGTAGATTAGAGATAAAACAAGCTTCAGAAGGATGTCACCATATCCCGGGCATTGTGGAAGCCAAAGTGGAGAGCATAAGAGAAGTATGGAGTGTGCTACAAGCTGGAAGTAGCGCCCGCGCCATTGGATCAAATAATGTCAACGAGCACAGTAGTCGTTCCCATTGGTAAAGAATTTTCTATCCTTTTCGTTTTGTTGCTTTATAATTGTTGcatagtaataaaaaaaaaccatttaaCCTATTTCATTAATATCATTGTCATTGACCAAAGCTTTTATTACTGCAATGGCCCAACATCTGCATAAT is from Primulina huaijiensis isolate GDHJ02 unplaced genomic scaffold, ASM1229523v2 scaffold208224, whole genome shotgun sequence and encodes:
- the LOC140966907 gene encoding kinesin-like protein KIN-14R, producing the protein MDNFERHSFEKIQDINVPDSFAFSMGFDCEKPKGSDQENEVEEAETEESLDDIMVCDPGSRFVRNGFTNPNSIEDIVLFINAGAMTSIGSEFDISFQDDKYFEGGDTFQTRDTIFEGGDFPFIYQSARLGNICYSIDGLSPGDYFLDLHFVEIININGPKGMRVFNVFLQDEKILSDFDIFAIVGANKPLQLIDTRFSIKEDGMFVLRFEGIAGSPTVSGICIRREPKGSACQENREYFVCNTCGTETEYTSAQKKLVRKYLISKYEKTIQDLKDTLQCKTDECYQSWMSWTNANEQLETVRMELDDKTFQTDSLDQTIKKQADELRDISTKYEQDKKSWAMAINILKKKVEVMKQEHSQLSREAHECVESIPDLNNMTFAVQSLVTQCEDLKMKYNEEQLKRRKLYNQVQEAKGNIRVFCRCRPLSKTEVTTGCASVVDFDAAGDGELGILSSASTKKIFKFDRVYTPKDDQVDVFADASPVVISVLDGYNVCIFAYGQTGTGKTFTMEGTEANRGVNYRTLKELFKISSERSDTYSYSISVSVLEVYNEQIRDLLATETSKKLEIKQASEGCHHIPGIVEAKVESIREVWSVLQAGSSARAIGSNNVNEHSSRSHCMLCIMVRAKNLITGECTRSKLWLVDLAGSERLAKTDVQGDRLKEAQNINRSLSALGDVISALANKSSHIPYRNSKLTHLLQDSLGGDSKTLMFVQISPSDRDSSETLSSLNFATRVRGVELGPARKQIDTAEIHKLKMMLDKARQESKFKDESLKKLEDNLQNLETKAKGRDQIYRNHLERIKELETQVEFKTSLQCQSERQVLNLSESIKENEEISAKLQLKVMNLENKLKERESLESTLYKNKVNELETKLKEQAQEYESSSVILQSKIKELERGLKEHELNSEPLLFQQKIKDLEDKLREREKQLESTTLSESSNLLGSTPVEAKRVIIDEVANEVEHRILRSTNSMNRQVIQAPSVMVKENDSLLHEARKKRFSSNSEVENKVVVRTPVGDNKGRHSDPPKQFARVSRMSKPIAPAQRPLVRKVTSRDPVQEIKERDSKKRMWSR